TCACTGGAAGGGTTAAGGAAATGGCGGCAGAGGTGTCTTTGCGGGTGCCGGTGAGTTCAACCACGGCTTTGCCGTCGTAGGTTGTTTCAAAGTTGATGCCGGTCAGGCTGACGCGCGGTTCCCATTTAAGGATCGCGCTGTAACAGGCCGCCATGATTTGCAGGCGCAGCGCCGCATTCTGCGGGCGGTCAGTCAGCTCAGACAGCAGCGAACCATAGTCGCGACGCATGACGCGGGAACCGACGGGCGTGCGCAAAATGTCGCTGACCGACTGCTGGATATGCGCAAGGTCTTCGACGCTGCGCCCCGTATCGCGAGCCAGCCCGATGTATTTTGCGTTAGTCATTTTTGAACAATAAATAGAGGCCAATAACACCAACCAACCACCAGCCAGGCGTCCCGTTTGCCAGCATGACGCCTGCTGTCGTTGCAGCGAAAACAGACAGAAAAACTCTTAGATTCTTACTCATACAATCCTCTTTATGTTGTCGGTGCGCCGGTGCTGCTGCCGCCCGTCTGGACGCCGCTGTGTTTATGGGTATGAACAACGATGCCGTTTGACGTGATGCTCCCGCCTGAATGGGTGAGGTTGCCGGTCATGGTGCCGCCTTTTTTTATCTCGATGGTGGCGGTGGTGAGTTTGTTAGTGCAGACCACTTCCGGCGTGTCGAGAGTGATGCGCGTTTTCGCCGTGCAGGTAATCAGCGGAGCAGTGACAGCCACCTTGTCCGAGGCGTTTACCGTGGCGGATTTGATGCCGGTTGCCAGCAGTGCGCCGGTTTTTGGTTCGTACTCGATCACCGCGCCGTCAGGGAAAGTGACGTGCATGGCATCGGCTGATGCCGACGGCGCAGGAAATTCATCAGAAAAAACGGCGGGCATCACAAAGGCGGTGTCGAGTTCGCCACCCAGGCAGAACAGCAAAACCTGCTCGCCGATGGACGGTGCCCACCAGGAACGGGAGCGCCCTGCGCGGGAAGTCAGCCAGTGCAGCCAGTCGGTGACGTTGCCGCCGGTGTTCACGCGACAGGTGCCCGCAACTAAATCCACCTCGGCAACGGTGCCAATGCGGATCAGATTGCGCAGCAGGCGCGGAATGTCGTTGTTTGGGATGGATGTATTCATGGATAAAAGAATGCCGCCCTGTCAGGCGGCATACAATTTGAAGCGGGTTGATGGCTGGTGGCACAACGTGGAGAGCACTGACAAGTCGGTATTAGCTAAACTTGAGCTGATACATTTCGTGTTAGAATAAATATCATCAAATTTTACAGTTTGGTTTTAGCGAGAAGCGGGGAGTAAGCAAGTAACGCTAAAAATTATTTAATAGCGGGTAATAATAAAGAAAATACAACCCTATGCTTTAGTTCGTTTTATCAATTTTAAGGAAAGTATTCCCAATCTCATCTGAGTAATCTTTTATTATCTCTGAAATTACCACGTGGTCTATAGTTGGTTTTAAAGATAATAGCGCCACAGTAATTTGCATCAAACTAATAGCAGTCGCATGAGCTGGATCAGTCATTCCTGAATTACTTTGACCAACTAGTAAGATATCTTCTTCAGTTTCACATAGACCAAGCCTATTTCTCATTGCTTTAGATCCAGTGTGTACATTCTGACTCGCCCACTTATAATAAGGGCGCATGTGTTCTAACTGAACATCTTTCTCAATAGCTCCAAACCCTACTTTAGTATGGTTTGGAAAAATAAATGATGCCCATCCATAATTATCCGCATATTTTTTACCATATTTTATTATTAATTGATCAAATTGAACCTTACACTCAGCTAATTCTTCTTCAGTTGGACCTTTTTCTTGTAACCGGTGCTCGTACTTTTTGTGTTCAATCATGCCATTGTATGAGTCAACAACTTCATGGTGGTAAAAGCGCTCAGCACACTCTTTTCCATGCTTTGCTATAAACATGGCTGTAGCTGCTACTTCATGGAGTGCTCGCCATCTAGCATGCGCAGCATCTGCAAATCCATTTTTTAGGAGACACAATATTTCATTGGCGATATGACAAGCTCTGGCATGATGTCGAACGACTAAATCAAAAACTAAATCATCTTCAGATACAGCTTGTGGCCTATAAGTGCTATTGAATTCTTCTCCGGACTCAGTACATATCACTATGAGTGTTTCGAGCAAATCGAAAGCTTCTGCCCATCTTGAGATATTTCTCGCAACAAAATCTTCTGAAAGAGAACGATGTTCTCTAAGCATTGTGTTAGTCGAATCAATAAAAGATTTTTTTACGCTAGCTGCCATTTTTGGAATTAAGTTATTAATTATTTTTTCGACGTCAATATTGTCAGCTAGTTCAGGCTTCTCATTGGCAAGGCTATCTATGTGCTCAAGTAAAATTTTATTAAAAGTATCCATGTTATCTCTTAATTAGTTTTTAAGTTTATGTTGCACTATCTTTAAAAAGATAAACAGTATGTCAGTCTAAGTCTAGCTATTTTGTGCATGGTGTTATCTAAAACTAATACATAATAGCAATTCTTCTTCCACAATTTTCATATCTTCCGCATCTAGTCCTAACAACGGGCGCGCCGGATACTGCATTTCTTTAGCACGGACAGACGGACGATCCCGCAGCCCGTACTGATGCACCTTCGCCATGCGCTGAACCTGGCCGGTGAATTCCACCACGGCGTCGTCAGCGGTGCCTTTGGCTTTCATATATTTAGCAGTGCGCAATCGGGCAAACATCTCCCGCTTAATACGGCCTTTCTTTGCCCGCAACGGCTGCGGACGTCGCGGTGTGAATGGCTGTCCTTCTGGCGTGATCTGCTGCTTAATGCGCTGCTGCTGATGTTTACGCAGACGCTTCGCAATGGCCGCCGCCATCGCCTTCCGACTTTGCGGTGAGAGCGCGGCAATCAGCCCCGCCAGCCGGGTATCAAATGCTGACAACTCACTCATGCCACTGGCTCACTAACTCGCCGTGCAGATACAGTTCACGCGGCCTTTCCACCGGCTCCGGCAGGGGTGGTTCCGGATAGTGTTCAACGTGCAGACCGGCATCAATCTGTTTGACGATCACGCGCTCGGTAAGCTGCAAATATACGGCAATATCGTAGCTGCCATCATTGAGCATATCGGCTTTGAATTTATAGCCCGTCTGCTGTTTATCGGGTGTCGCCATGATGTCCGGCTGATGCTCACGCAGCCAGGCCAGAATCGGCACCATGATCAGATCGCTGTCCTGTGCAAAGTCGGTGACCAGCAACTCCACCTGATACTGATATTCAAACGACAGCGAACTGGCTAACGTGGAAACGATGCGACCATTATCCACAAACATCCGCAATGTGTCGGGGCTGGTTTGCAGCACCGGCACGGCGTCAGTTAACGCTTTTCGCAACT
The Rahnella variigena genome window above contains:
- a CDS encoding phage baseplate assembly protein V, which translates into the protein MNTSIPNNDIPRLLRNLIRIGTVAEVDLVAGTCRVNTGGNVTDWLHWLTSRAGRSRSWWAPSIGEQVLLFCLGGELDTAFVMPAVFSDEFPAPSASADAMHVTFPDGAVIEYEPKTGALLATGIKSATVNASDKVAVTAPLITCTAKTRITLDTPEVVCTNKLTTATIEIKKGGTMTGNLTHSGGSITSNGIVVHTHKHSGVQTGGSSTGAPTT
- a CDS encoding phage tail protein, whose product is MLKPAQLRKALTDAVPVLQTSPDTLRMFVDNGRIVSTLASSLSFEYQYQVELLVTDFAQDSDLIMVPILAWLREHQPDIMATPDKQQTGYKFKADMLNDGSYDIAVYLQLTERVIVKQIDAGLHVEHYPEPPLPEPVERPRELYLHGELVSQWHE
- a CDS encoding phage virion morphogenesis protein — its product is MSELSAFDTRLAGLIAALSPQSRKAMAAAIAKRLRKHQQQRIKQQITPEGQPFTPRRPQPLRAKKGRIKREMFARLRTAKYMKAKGTADDAVVEFTGQVQRMAKVHQYGLRDRPSVRAKEMQYPARPLLGLDAEDMKIVEEELLLCISFR
- a CDS encoding DUF5677 domain-containing protein, translating into MDTFNKILLEHIDSLANEKPELADNIDVEKIINNLIPKMAASVKKSFIDSTNTMLREHRSLSEDFVARNISRWAEAFDLLETLIVICTESGEEFNSTYRPQAVSEDDLVFDLVVRHHARACHIANEILCLLKNGFADAAHARWRALHEVAATAMFIAKHGKECAERFYHHEVVDSYNGMIEHKKYEHRLQEKGPTEEELAECKVQFDQLIIKYGKKYADNYGWASFIFPNHTKVGFGAIEKDVQLEHMRPYYKWASQNVHTGSKAMRNRLGLCETEEDILLVGQSNSGMTDPAHATAISLMQITVALLSLKPTIDHVVISEIIKDYSDEIGNTFLKIDKTN
- a CDS encoding GPW/gp25 family protein encodes the protein MTNAKYIGLARDTGRSVEDLAHIQQSVSDILRTPVGSRVMRRDYGSLLSELTDRPQNAALRLQIMAACYSAILKWEPRVSLTGINFETTYDGKAVVELTGTRKDTSAAISLTLPVS